The proteins below come from a single Limosilactobacillus reuteri genomic window:
- a CDS encoding exodeoxyribonuclease III has translation MKFISWNIDSINAALTGTSVRAGETREVLKKIAAMKPDVIAIQETKLSKNGPTKKHLTVLQELFPNYEVAWRSSVEPARKGYAGTMYLYLAQYEPKVTYPKINAPEPMDDEGRIITLEFPDFYVTEVYTPNSGNGLKRLDERQTWDDCYRDYLHELDQQKPVIASGDFNVAHEEIDLAHPATNHHSAGFTDEERTHFSKLLAAGFTDSFRHLHPDEKGVYSWWAQRVVTSKQNNSGWRIDYWLVSDRLADKITEAGMIDSGERRDHTPIILEIDL, from the coding sequence GTGAAATTTATTTCGTGGAACATTGATTCAATTAATGCAGCACTAACTGGAACTTCCGTACGGGCAGGGGAAACGCGGGAAGTATTAAAAAAGATTGCAGCGATGAAGCCAGATGTCATCGCCATTCAAGAGACCAAGTTGTCAAAGAATGGGCCAACTAAGAAGCATTTAACGGTTTTACAAGAATTATTCCCCAATTATGAAGTGGCATGGCGAAGTTCCGTTGAGCCAGCACGGAAAGGGTATGCTGGGACCATGTACCTTTATTTAGCCCAATATGAGCCGAAAGTAACTTATCCTAAAATTAATGCGCCAGAACCAATGGATGATGAAGGAAGAATCATTACCCTTGAATTTCCGGACTTCTATGTTACGGAAGTGTATACACCAAATTCCGGCAATGGGCTTAAACGGTTAGATGAGCGGCAAACGTGGGATGATTGTTACCGAGACTACCTGCATGAACTTGACCAGCAAAAACCGGTAATTGCTAGTGGTGATTTTAATGTGGCTCATGAAGAGATTGATTTAGCTCATCCAGCAACCAACCATCATTCAGCTGGATTCACTGATGAAGAACGTACGCATTTCTCAAAACTATTAGCTGCTGGCTTTACTGATAGTTTCCGACACCTTCACCCCGACGAAAAGGGAGTTTATTCCTGGTGGGCACAACGGGTGGTTACTAGTAAACAAAATAACTCTGGCTGGAGAATTGATTACTGGTTAGTCAGTGATCGGCTTGCTGATAAGATTACAGAAGCGGGAATGATCGATAGTGGAGAACGCCGCGATCATACACCAATTATTCTAGAAATTGATCTTTAA
- the cobT gene encoding nicotinate-nucleotide--dimethylbenzimidazole phosphoribosyltransferase, giving the protein MNFNEVRCQPLSKEAMAKMQARLDNLAKPVKGLGRLEELADHLAGIYGTSDFDVKPRKCLVFAADSGVVHEGVSASPQKITAIQAVNMMNGHTAVAALAKAFNCHLQVYDIGINAELNSPLVEENKIRQETGDMLVEPAMTVDEARRAVQYGFDKGIEAYQAGNQVIAVGELGMGNTTAASAIIAAILGKTGEEVAGRGSNISDERLKHKIAVINKSLDRAGFSGKKNNDALTVLSEVGALELGAMAGAILAAGAMRKPVLLDGFLSYSAALLASTINPEIIAYMIPTHKSKEHGSQIVLQALGLAPYIDIDMCVGEGSGAMMILPWLDGIKSVLENMNTLQEMDFNFIP; this is encoded by the coding sequence ATGAATTTTAATGAGGTACGATGCCAACCGTTGTCAAAAGAAGCAATGGCTAAGATGCAAGCAAGACTTGATAATCTCGCAAAACCAGTCAAGGGGCTTGGTCGGCTTGAGGAATTAGCTGATCATTTAGCGGGAATCTATGGGACAAGCGATTTTGATGTTAAACCGCGAAAATGTTTGGTCTTTGCAGCTGATAGTGGCGTAGTTCACGAAGGCGTATCAGCGAGCCCGCAAAAAATTACGGCAATTCAGGCGGTGAATATGATGAATGGTCATACTGCCGTTGCAGCGCTCGCAAAAGCATTTAATTGTCATTTGCAGGTTTATGATATCGGAATTAATGCCGAATTAAACTCGCCGTTGGTAGAGGAAAATAAAATTCGGCAAGAAACCGGTGATATGTTAGTGGAACCCGCAATGACGGTTGATGAAGCAAGGCGGGCAGTTCAATATGGCTTTGATAAAGGAATCGAAGCATACCAAGCTGGTAACCAAGTAATTGCGGTTGGTGAGTTAGGAATGGGCAATACCACAGCAGCATCAGCAATAATTGCGGCAATCTTAGGAAAAACCGGTGAAGAAGTTGCGGGAAGAGGCTCTAATATTTCTGATGAACGGCTAAAGCATAAAATCGCAGTAATTAATAAAAGCCTTGATCGTGCGGGCTTTAGTGGAAAGAAGAATAATGATGCACTAACGGTGTTAAGTGAGGTTGGGGCACTCGAGCTTGGTGCAATGGCCGGTGCGATCCTAGCTGCTGGTGCAATGAGGAAACCGGTTTTATTAGATGGCTTTTTATCTTATTCGGCAGCATTATTAGCAAGTACGATCAATCCAGAGATTATTGCTTATATGATTCCGACCCATAAGTCAAAAGAGCATGGTTCACAGATTGTATTACAAGCACTAGGTTTGGCACCGTATATTGATATTGATATGTGTGTTGGCGAAGGAAGCGGGGCAATGATGATCCTGCCATGGTTAGATGGGATCAAATCGGTTTTGGAAAATATGAATACTTTACAGGAAATGGATTTTAACTTTATTCCTTAA
- the hemB gene encoding porphobilinogen synthase, which produces MLQFDRHRRLRTSAAMRDLVRETHLNKDDLIMPVFVDATINGKEEIPSMPGIYRYSLDTILDEIKEIVDLGIKSIIIFGVPEKKDEVGTGAWEENGIVQQAIRLIKKNYPELIVIADTCLCEYTSTGHCGILKDGIVLNDESLEYLTKTAVSQVAAGADIIAPSNAMDGYVAAIRQGLDEAGFKNTPIMSYAVKFASSFYGPFRDAADGSPKEGPKDRKTYQMDPANRLEALREVASDEKEGADFVMVKPAMAFLDIMREVRNHTLLPLVAYNVSGEYAMVKAATANGWINEDQIVYESLVGMKRAGADLIITYFAKDVAKKL; this is translated from the coding sequence ATGTTGCAATTTGATCGTCATCGTCGTTTACGTACTAGCGCTGCAATGCGAGATTTGGTAAGAGAAACTCATTTAAATAAAGATGATTTAATTATGCCGGTTTTCGTGGACGCAACAATCAACGGCAAAGAAGAAATTCCGTCAATGCCGGGAATTTACCGGTATAGTCTTGATACCATTTTGGATGAAATCAAGGAAATCGTGGACCTTGGTATTAAATCAATTATTATTTTTGGTGTTCCAGAGAAAAAAGACGAGGTTGGAACCGGCGCTTGGGAAGAGAATGGTATTGTCCAACAAGCGATTCGGTTAATCAAGAAAAACTATCCTGAATTAATCGTAATTGCAGATACCTGCTTATGTGAATACACCAGTACCGGTCACTGCGGAATTCTTAAAGACGGAATAGTCTTAAACGATGAATCCTTAGAATATCTTACTAAAACAGCAGTTAGCCAAGTGGCAGCCGGTGCGGATATTATTGCGCCATCAAATGCAATGGACGGTTATGTCGCTGCTATTCGTCAAGGATTAGATGAAGCAGGATTCAAGAACACACCAATTATGTCCTATGCGGTTAAGTTTGCTTCTTCATTCTACGGTCCATTCCGTGACGCAGCAGATGGTTCACCTAAAGAAGGACCTAAAGATCGAAAAACATACCAAATGGATCCAGCTAATCGCCTAGAAGCATTGCGTGAAGTAGCTAGTGATGAAAAGGAAGGTGCTGATTTTGTGATGGTTAAACCAGCAATGGCCTTCTTAGATATTATGCGTGAAGTTCGTAACCATACTTTATTACCACTAGTTGCATATAATGTTTCTGGTGAATATGCAATGGTTAAGGCAGCTACAGCTAATGGCTGGATTAATGAGGACCAAATAGTTTATGAAAGTTTGGTTGGAATGAAACGAGCTGGGGCAGACTTAATTATTACTTACTTTGCCAAGGACGTTGCTAAAAAACTTTAA
- a CDS encoding bifunctional adenosylcobinamide kinase/adenosylcobinamide-phosphate guanylyltransferase, which yields MGKQNLTLVLGGAKSGKSEFAESLYSRQEKVCYIATGVVKNPDGEMQLRIKRHQERRSANWTTREQYRDIAEAIEDNPLDGYLLDDAIMLVTNLFYDFVLTKTTPERIDAYLEQTSSTEIAKIRQMILDEWTKILIAQKQNSQSMVIVSDEVGLGVVPATKQTRILRDLYGEVNQLIAKKADDVYFVISGLVQKIK from the coding sequence ATGGGAAAGCAAAACTTAACCCTTGTCTTAGGCGGTGCCAAGAGCGGTAAGTCAGAATTTGCTGAAAGTTTATATTCGCGCCAAGAAAAGGTTTGCTATATCGCAACTGGTGTAGTAAAAAATCCGGACGGTGAAATGCAATTACGAATAAAACGCCATCAAGAGCGCCGATCAGCTAATTGGACAACGCGAGAACAATATAGAGATATTGCAGAAGCGATTGAAGATAATCCTTTAGATGGCTACTTACTTGATGATGCGATAATGCTAGTTACAAACTTGTTTTATGATTTTGTGCTAACTAAAACAACGCCAGAAAGAATAGATGCTTATTTAGAGCAAACATCTTCGACAGAAATAGCAAAAATTCGACAAATGATTCTTGATGAGTGGACAAAAATTTTAATAGCGCAAAAGCAGAATAGTCAATCAATGGTAATAGTTAGCGATGAAGTTGGCTTAGGAGTAGTACCAGCAACCAAGCAAACACGGATTTTACGCGATTTGTATGGTGAGGTTAACCAGCTAATTGCCAAGAAAGCAGATGACGTCTATTTTGTCATTAGCGGATTAGTCCAGAAAATTAAGTAG
- a CDS encoding histidine phosphatase family protein, with amino-acid sequence MKLILARHGETNYNHLRKFYGSADVSLDEKGKRQAQELAEKVRKLQPTLFVRTNLQRTKQTISATEAFFPTTPTIIIPDLAEKGFGNWEGLDADEIETQYPEDWEKWLSAPLTYTPATVEPFDYFRTRVQQGLQWLLEHVTESDVVFIVAHLGSLRLIYQELIDPTADFYSLDFKASCYSTIEFRNGSVYQWEMNQ; translated from the coding sequence ATGAAACTGATTTTAGCACGACACGGAGAGACCAATTATAATCATTTGCGAAAATTTTACGGGTCGGCTGATGTTAGTCTTGATGAAAAAGGAAAAAGGCAAGCACAGGAATTAGCAGAAAAGGTAAGAAAGCTTCAGCCTACATTATTTGTTAGGACTAATCTTCAACGGACAAAACAAACGATTAGTGCAACAGAAGCATTCTTTCCGACAACTCCGACAATAATAATTCCTGATTTAGCTGAAAAAGGATTTGGCAATTGGGAAGGATTAGATGCAGATGAAATTGAAACTCAGTATCCAGAAGATTGGGAAAAATGGCTATCGGCACCGTTAACATATACACCAGCAACAGTCGAACCGTTTGATTACTTTCGGACTCGGGTACAGCAAGGCTTGCAATGGTTATTGGAGCATGTTACGGAAAGTGATGTAGTTTTTATCGTAGCCCACCTTGGGTCTCTTCGTCTGATATACCAAGAATTGATTGACCCGACAGCGGATTTTTATTCGCTTGATTTTAAGGCGTCTTGCTATAGCACAATTGAGTTTAGAAATGGGAGTGTTTACCAGTGGGAAATGAATCAATAG
- the hemL gene encoding glutamate-1-semialdehyde 2,1-aminomutase, giving the protein MSKLNTTRSKAAFKEAQKYMPGGVNSPVRAFKNVGGDPLFIDHGKDEYIYDIDGNKYIDYVLSWGPLILGHADDQVVAELDKAVAKGTSYGAPTLQETELAKIVNKIMPSIEMIRMVSSGTEATMSAIRLARGYTRREKIVKFVGNYHGHSDSLLVDAGSGLATFGINTSPGVPDDLAYDTLTVAYNDVDGVKKLFADHGDEIACAIVEPVAGNMGVIPGTQDFLQTLRDVTKEHGSLLIFDEVMSGFRAAYHGVQSLVNITPDLTTLGKVIGGGLPVGAFGGRREIMEQITPAGSIYHAGTLSGNPLAMTGGISTLKQLTPEDYVEMDKKVTALTDGIKQAADKYGVPMTVHHVGTMWSYFYNSDSINNFDDVKACDQKLFEKCFWELLAHGVYVAPSQFEINFISTKHTDEDIEKTIAAFDAAFNAATK; this is encoded by the coding sequence TTGAGTAAATTAAATACAACAAGATCAAAGGCAGCTTTTAAGGAAGCACAAAAGTATATGCCAGGCGGGGTTAATAGTCCTGTACGAGCATTTAAAAATGTTGGTGGCGATCCGCTTTTTATTGACCATGGTAAAGACGAATATATTTACGATATTGATGGAAATAAATATATTGATTATGTTTTATCATGGGGTCCGCTAATTTTAGGACATGCAGACGATCAAGTAGTAGCTGAGCTTGATAAGGCAGTTGCAAAAGGCACGAGCTATGGTGCGCCTACATTACAGGAAACTGAATTAGCAAAAATTGTTAATAAGATTATGCCATCAATAGAAATGATTCGGATGGTATCTTCAGGAACGGAAGCGACAATGAGTGCTATTCGGTTAGCCCGTGGGTACACTCGCCGCGAGAAGATTGTAAAGTTTGTGGGTAATTATCATGGACACAGTGATTCGCTATTAGTTGACGCAGGGTCAGGTTTAGCAACATTTGGCATTAATACTTCGCCTGGTGTACCTGATGACCTTGCTTACGATACCTTAACAGTTGCCTACAATGATGTGGACGGTGTTAAGAAATTATTTGCAGATCATGGGGATGAAATTGCTTGTGCGATTGTTGAACCAGTAGCGGGAAATATGGGTGTTATTCCTGGTACTCAAGACTTCTTGCAAACTCTTCGTGATGTTACCAAAGAGCACGGGTCCCTTCTTATTTTTGATGAAGTAATGTCTGGCTTCCGAGCAGCATATCATGGTGTACAAAGTTTAGTTAATATTACCCCTGATTTAACAACACTAGGCAAAGTTATTGGTGGAGGACTTCCAGTGGGTGCGTTTGGTGGTCGTCGTGAAATTATGGAGCAAATTACCCCTGCTGGTAGTATTTATCACGCTGGAACCCTTTCTGGAAATCCATTAGCAATGACAGGCGGAATCAGTACGCTTAAGCAATTAACCCCTGAAGATTATGTTGAGATGGATAAAAAAGTTACAGCATTAACTGATGGGATTAAGCAAGCTGCAGATAAGTATGGTGTACCAATGACTGTTCATCATGTTGGAACAATGTGGAGCTACTTCTACAACAGTGATTCAATTAATAATTTTGATGATGTTAAAGCTTGTGATCAGAAGTTATTTGAAAAGTGCTTCTGGGAATTGTTAGCTCATGGTGTATATGTGGCACCTTCACAATTTGAAATAAACTTTATTTCTACTAAGCACACTGATGAGGACATTGAAAAGACAATTGCAGCATTTGATGCAGCATTTAATGCGGCAACCAAGTAA
- the rplS gene encoding 50S ribosomal protein L19, whose product MRQNKLIEKITASQLRDDIPEFRAGDTVRVHARIVEGSRERIQMFEGVVIKRHGAGISATYTVRKISNGVGVERTFPVHSPRVDKIDVLRYGRVRRAKLYYLRERTGKATRIAERRRDN is encoded by the coding sequence ATGCGTCAAAACAAGTTAATTGAAAAGATTACTGCTAGTCAATTACGGGATGATATTCCAGAATTCCGTGCCGGTGATACTGTTCGTGTTCACGCTCGGATCGTTGAAGGTTCACGTGAACGTATCCAGATGTTCGAAGGTGTTGTTATCAAGCGCCACGGTGCTGGTATCAGTGCTACTTACACTGTACGTAAGATCAGTAACGGTGTAGGTGTTGAACGTACTTTCCCAGTTCACTCACCACGTGTTGACAAGATTGATGTTCTTCGTTACGGTCGTGTACGTCGTGCTAAGCTTTATTACTTACGTGAACGTACTGGTAAGGCTACTCGTATCGCTGAACGTCGTCGCGACAACTAG
- a CDS encoding uroporphyrinogen-III synthase, translating to MAILITYPKHKIPIYWRMRLEQQEDVIYFPFRVLKPVKLSREEIQQVKKSATLVITSLYGAKVFIEELSKLNKAATIYVLSDKIKKVLQEKIKNPIKVAESENRNALLKDLEQQEVTSVCWLIGDKAEKYYDDFIGSKVVIYQNTWDKLHASKGLKIFLKHQITSILVTSSSNFDRMYEVMTKVDSSDYKHVNYYVLGTSTGKYLATKGLKVKVPTEKRDVLAHVLESIWQSERNK from the coding sequence ATGGCAATTTTGATAACATATCCTAAACATAAAATTCCAATTTATTGGCGGATGCGATTAGAACAGCAAGAAGACGTGATTTACTTTCCATTTCGCGTCCTAAAACCGGTTAAACTCAGTAGAGAAGAGATTCAGCAGGTAAAAAAAAGCGCGACATTGGTTATTACTAGCCTGTACGGAGCAAAAGTGTTTATTGAGGAGTTAAGTAAACTTAATAAAGCCGCAACGATTTATGTCCTTAGTGATAAGATCAAAAAAGTTTTACAAGAAAAAATCAAAAATCCGATTAAAGTAGCAGAGAGCGAAAACCGGAATGCTCTTCTTAAAGACTTAGAACAGCAAGAGGTTACTAGTGTATGCTGGTTAATTGGGGATAAGGCCGAAAAGTACTATGACGACTTTATTGGAAGTAAGGTAGTAATTTACCAAAATACGTGGGATAAACTACATGCTAGCAAGGGCTTAAAAATCTTTTTAAAGCATCAAATTACCTCAATACTAGTAACAAGCTCGTCTAACTTTGATCGGATGTATGAAGTGATGACTAAAGTTGATAGTAGCGATTATAAACACGTTAATTATTATGTATTAGGAACAAGCACGGGAAAGTACTTGGCGACAAAGGGGCTAAAAGTAAAAGTACCAACAGAAAAAAGAGATGTTTTAGCACATGTGTTAGAGAGTATTTGGCAAAGCGAAAGGAATAAGTAA
- a CDS encoding MazG-like family protein, translated as MNYEELFQKIDKWAHERGIDHADPRVEFMKMAEELGELSSAYNKENRTKLIDSIGDLQIALLIFCKLVGVDHQQALTAAYQEIAKRTGKTTADGVFIKESDLKSRNKKEK; from the coding sequence ATGAATTACGAGGAGCTATTTCAAAAAATTGATAAGTGGGCGCATGAACGTGGGATTGACCACGCGGATCCACGTGTCGAATTTATGAAGATGGCTGAAGAGCTTGGCGAACTTTCGAGTGCGTATAATAAGGAAAATCGGACTAAGCTTATCGATAGCATCGGGGACTTACAGATTGCATTGCTAATCTTTTGTAAATTAGTGGGTGTTGACCATCAACAAGCACTTACCGCAGCTTATCAAGAAATTGCAAAGCGAACGGGTAAGACAACTGCCGATGGGGTATTCATCAAAGAAAGCGACCTTAAATCAAGAAATAAAAAGGAGAAATAG
- the cas9 gene encoding type II CRISPR RNA-guided endonuclease Cas9 (Cas9, originally named Csn1, is the large, multifunctional signature protein of type II CRISPR/Cas systems. It is well known even to general audiences because its RNA-guided endonuclease activity has made it a popular tool for custom editing of eukaryotic genomes.), giving the protein MIKKDYNIGLDIGATSVGFAGIDEQYNPIKLKGKTVVGVNLFEEGQTAADRRGFRTTRRRLNRRKWRLSLLEEFFDLYITPVDPTFFARLKESNLSPKDNNKNFSGSLLFPDITDQKFYEEYPTIYHLRYALMTENKKFDLRAIFLAIHHMIKYRGNFLNSTPVAHFDTSKIDFAGDFNELNSLYLNEDPNNIFEINLQNVKEISDILLDHSIKKFDKQKQVAKLLLTSQNNKELDKINKQIATQISKAILGYNFSLNEILKIEAEDKSKWKLNFSSADIDDKLPNLISELDESQESILNIILSLYSRLTLNGIVPSGMSLSEAMIDKYDTHKEHLDLLKKYVKTLPIKNRKEIAEVYAEYVGNSSKKTGHISQEEFYKAVKKNLDKSETAQKILGLISEEKFMPKQRTNQNGVIPYQLHQKELDQIIVNQSQYYPWLAELNPVKEHKDAKYKLDELIAFRVPYYVGPLIDPKTTPQTEQGNKNASFAWMVRKENGRITPWNFDKKVDRISSSNNFIKRMTTKDTYLIGEDVLPAHNLIYERFKVLNELNMIRVNGHKLDVPVKQNIYNDLFKQHKTVTKKKLINYLQSNLQMPERPQITGLSDPEKFNSQLSSYIDLQKILGSEIVDDANKQDDLEKIIEWSTVFEDSRIYKVKLQEIEWLTEKQKNELVSHRYQGWGRLSKKLLVELKDKNGSSIIDLLWNSQRTFMEIQSRPEFAEQIANENQDKLTEDNYEDVLDAAYTSPQNKKAIRQVIKVVDDIVKAAGKAPKFISLEFARSDERSDRVKARKTQIQKIYETTAKELLKDDQLIKELGSVSDLSDRLYLYFTQLGRDIYTGKPINILKLESLESRLTTATLGFLA; this is encoded by the coding sequence ATGATAAAGAAAGACTATAATATTGGACTTGATATTGGAGCAACTTCGGTCGGCTTTGCTGGTATCGATGAACAGTATAACCCAATTAAGTTAAAAGGAAAAACAGTAGTGGGGGTTAACCTATTTGAAGAAGGGCAAACAGCGGCAGACCGACGTGGCTTTCGCACTACCCGTCGTCGATTGAATCGGCGTAAATGGCGCTTATCATTATTAGAAGAGTTTTTTGACCTATATATTACGCCTGTTGATCCCACATTCTTTGCACGTTTGAAAGAATCAAATCTTTCACCAAAAGATAATAACAAAAATTTTAGTGGATCATTACTTTTTCCTGATATTACAGATCAAAAATTTTATGAGGAATATCCGACAATTTATCATTTGCGATATGCATTGATGACTGAAAATAAAAAATTTGATCTTCGGGCTATCTTCTTAGCAATTCACCATATGATCAAGTACCGGGGAAATTTCTTGAATTCCACACCTGTAGCACATTTTGATACGAGTAAGATTGATTTTGCAGGTGATTTCAATGAGCTGAATAGTCTTTACTTAAATGAAGATCCTAATAATATTTTTGAAATTAATTTACAAAATGTAAAAGAAATAAGTGATATTTTACTGGATCATAGTATTAAGAAGTTTGATAAGCAAAAGCAAGTTGCTAAACTTTTACTTACGTCTCAAAATAATAAGGAACTGGATAAAATAAATAAGCAAATTGCTACTCAGATAAGTAAAGCAATTCTTGGCTATAATTTTTCACTAAATGAAATTTTGAAAATTGAAGCAGAGGATAAAAGCAAATGGAAACTAAACTTTAGTAGCGCCGACATTGATGATAAGTTACCCAACTTAATTTCCGAACTTGATGAAAGTCAAGAATCAATTTTGAATATTATTTTAAGTTTGTACTCACGATTGACTTTAAATGGAATTGTTCCAAGTGGAATGAGTCTTTCCGAAGCAATGATTGATAAGTATGATACTCATAAGGAACACCTTGATTTATTAAAGAAATATGTAAAGACCCTTCCTATAAAAAATCGGAAAGAGATTGCTGAAGTTTATGCCGAATATGTTGGAAATTCTTCAAAGAAAACCGGACATATTTCTCAAGAAGAATTTTATAAGGCAGTAAAGAAGAATCTTGATAAGTCCGAAACAGCTCAAAAAATTCTTGGTTTAATTAGTGAAGAGAAGTTTATGCCCAAGCAACGGACCAATCAAAATGGGGTTATTCCATATCAACTTCACCAAAAGGAACTTGATCAAATTATTGTAAACCAATCTCAATATTATCCATGGTTAGCAGAATTAAATCCAGTTAAGGAGCATAAAGATGCAAAGTATAAGCTAGATGAATTGATTGCTTTCCGGGTACCGTATTATGTTGGACCGTTAATTGACCCTAAAACAACCCCTCAAACAGAACAAGGAAATAAAAACGCTTCATTTGCGTGGATGGTTCGTAAAGAAAATGGTCGAATCACGCCATGGAATTTTGATAAAAAAGTAGATAGAATTTCGTCTTCAAATAACTTTATTAAGCGGATGACTACTAAGGATACGTATTTAATCGGCGAAGATGTATTACCTGCCCATAACCTTATTTACGAACGTTTTAAGGTATTGAATGAGCTAAATATGATTCGGGTAAATGGACATAAGTTAGATGTTCCAGTTAAGCAGAATATTTACAATGACTTATTTAAGCAGCATAAAACAGTTACTAAAAAGAAATTAATAAATTATTTACAGTCTAATCTTCAAATGCCTGAGCGACCACAAATTACTGGTTTATCTGATCCCGAAAAATTTAATTCACAATTAAGCTCATATATTGATTTACAAAAAATACTAGGGAGTGAAATTGTTGATGATGCTAATAAGCAGGATGATTTAGAAAAGATTATTGAATGGTCAACTGTTTTTGAAGATTCACGGATCTATAAGGTTAAGTTACAAGAAATTGAATGGTTAACTGAAAAACAAAAAAATGAGTTAGTAAGCCATCGCTATCAAGGCTGGGGACGATTATCAAAGAAATTACTAGTTGAGCTAAAAGATAAGAATGGGAGCTCAATTATTGATTTGCTTTGGAATTCACAGCGAACGTTTATGGAAATTCAAAGTCGTCCAGAGTTTGCTGAACAGATTGCTAATGAAAATCAAGATAAATTAACTGAGGATAACTATGAAGATGTTCTTGATGCGGCCTATACTTCACCGCAAAATAAAAAGGCAATTCGTCAGGTAATTAAAGTTGTCGATGATATTGTTAAGGCAGCTGGAAAAGCACCGAAGTTTATTTCGTTAGAGTTTGCTCGCTCAGATGAACGGTCAGATCGTGTAAAGGCAAGGAAAACACAAATCCAAAAAATTTATGAAACTACCGCCAAGGAATTACTTAAAGATGATCAGTTAATTAAAGAGTTAGGTAGTGTTTCAGATTTATCAGATCGGTTATACTTATACTTTACCCAGCTTGGACGTGATATATATACAGGCAAACCAATTAATATTCTGAAACTTGAAAGCCTAGAATCACGGCTAACCACCGCGACTCTAGGCTTTCTCGCGTAA
- a CDS encoding adenosylcobinamide-GDP ribazoletransferase — MKDALILFGQFFTKLNIPIPVDDATNKFKTSIQYITLFSFLLGCIEGLIFWGFTYLFPLWFAWILYWITDGLLTGGFHLDALADTADGFFSSRTSDKIFAIMKDSRLGTMGSLALVYYYALVVGLGIVISRYLTLTHMILLTICLTMLTKAGLSLLFYKMVYPGNKKGLSNIWLGIKPWRIVVAQFFAIIVVSLCFSWQGLVSYLMIPLVAFFYRRKVTKVLGGTPGDTLGAFASLSPLIFLITLTILLRFGL; from the coding sequence ATGAAAGATGCGTTGATTTTATTTGGGCAGTTTTTTACTAAGCTGAACATTCCAATCCCTGTTGATGATGCAACTAATAAATTCAAAACGAGTATCCAATATATTACCCTTTTTAGCTTTTTATTAGGATGTATTGAAGGGCTAATCTTTTGGGGCTTTACCTACCTTTTTCCATTATGGTTTGCGTGGATTTTATACTGGATTACTGATGGCTTATTAACGGGGGGCTTTCACCTTGACGCACTTGCCGATACGGCCGATGGCTTTTTCTCGTCTCGAACATCTGATAAGATTTTTGCAATTATGAAGGACAGTCGGCTAGGGACAATGGGGAGCTTGGCACTGGTCTATTATTATGCATTAGTTGTTGGCTTAGGAATTGTTATTAGCCGTTATTTAACCCTTACTCATATGATCCTATTGACAATTTGTCTAACTATGCTGACTAAGGCCGGTTTGTCACTCCTCTTTTATAAAATGGTTTATCCAGGTAATAAAAAGGGGCTTTCAAACATCTGGCTAGGAATTAAACCTTGGCGGATAGTAGTCGCACAGTTTTTTGCAATTATTGTTGTTAGCCTCTGCTTTTCATGGCAGGGCTTAGTTAGCTACTTAATGATCCCATTGGTAGCCTTTTTCTATCGTCGAAAGGTGACGAAAGTGTTAGGAGGAACGCCGGGAGATACGTTAGGAGCATTTGCTAGTCTTTCTCCATTGATTTTTTTGATAACACTTACTATTTTATTGAGGTTTGGATTATGA